From Mobula birostris isolate sMobBir1 chromosome 8, sMobBir1.hap1, whole genome shotgun sequence, the proteins below share one genomic window:
- the fam161a gene encoding protein FAM161A: MSSSSPYRVPALTSPIDRQSGEFTALYEREQALDPGITLCLKSASKVKNENNFDPEEQVDTEGSLTSSDLYGKSNEDYYKKIEKLKNAYIHTMAKLEKLYRNKLHVRNDIIDSDDLRGTPLCYSSTCKLTTDKKKDAHLSYSTLEVEVKSTASLSLSDSSTDGQEVCVENFTSHGRNQIQRMWDGFSVEMYTLCDKPQRLGSSNLQKAKIVKKEQKHWSPKITIPQPFQMTIREVEKKQQKNRSRSEIEVENYMLSKQLEEEAECQKIFHANPVPAHTYIPLMEEIMERNEERRKFVKARSKEILLAIQKPFTFIEREEKKKEVRKMQIKDLDLLVKKRTTFKAKPVPKYLHDQKVIDRIKEQELYRAIRMKVRAQGLLNSASLPKSMLSNATCKRRKRVCCEPDKEPKFKPKINAKVPDFEMLHRKAQRQLMKSKMKLTTICEPFQMHTLHVFSNGKFTDGTIEDETELKGVHWPFMSSSKQSKSHSSVNSTPSGSLDLEIIRSTEESKKKKAIGNRERKQTKCYLLEFKEMKERENTRPLLQKVLTQINARRSAEKYTAAQKERGLKKDFVFQRGHLALHSNNRESVKNEDNNCIKEESSQEEDYGLDFEDNNEDEESRVAEENQDRM, translated from the exons AATGAAAATAATTTTGATCCAGAAGAGCAAGTAGACACTGAAGGTTCCTTAACCTCCAGTGATTTGTATGGCAAGTCCAATGAAGACTACTATAAGAAAATAGAGAAACTAAAAAATGCTTATATTCATACTATGGCAAAGCTAGAGAAATTGTACAGGAATAAACTTCATGTCAGAAATGATATCATTGATTCAGACGATCTCCGTGGAACCCCATTGTGTTACAG TTCAACTTGCAAACTGACTACAGATAAAAAAAAAGATGCTCATCTTTCTTATTCAACCTTGGAGGTTGAGGTGAAGAGTACTGCATCCTTAAGCCTATCTGACTCATCCACTGATGGTCAGGAAGTATGTGTGGAAAATTTCACATCCCATGGAAGGAATCAAATTCAGAGAATGTGGGATGGGTTTTCTGTGGAGATGTATACCTTGTGTGATAAACCCCAGAGACTTGGAAGTTCAAATTTGCAGAAAgcaaaaatagttaaaaaggagCAAAAACACTGGTCCCCAAAGATAACAATACCACAGCCCTTCCAAATGACCATCAGAGAAGTTGAAAAGAAGCAGCAAAAAAATCGATCAAGATCTGAAATTGAAGTAGAGAATTATATGCTAAGCAAACAATTAGAAGAAgaagcagaatgccagaaaattTTTCATGCAAATCCTGTACCAGCCCACACCTATATCCCACTAATGGAAGAAATAATGGAAAGGAATGAGGAAAGAAGGAAATTTGTTAAGGCAAGGAGCAAAGAGATTCTACTGGCAATACAGAAACCATTTACTTTtattgaaagggaggaaaaaaagaaagaagttaGAAAAATGCAAATAAAGGATCTTGATcttttagtaaagaaaagaacaacATTTAAAGCAAAACCTGTCCCCAAGTATCTTCATGATCAGAAGGTCATTGACAGGATTAAAGAGCAAGAGCTCTACAGAGCAATAAGGATGAAGGTGAGAGCTCAAGGATTGTTAAATAGTGCATCCCTTCCAAAGAGCATGCTTAGTAATGCCACCTGTAAAAGAAGAAAAAGGGTGTGTTGTGAGCCAGATAAGGAACCGAAATTCAAACCCAAGATTAATGCCAAAGTTCCAGATTTTGAGATGTTGCACAGAAAAGCTCAGAGACAGCTCATGAAAAGCAAGATGAAATTGACAACTATATGTGAACCCTTCCAAATGCATACTTTGCATGTTTTTTCTAATGGAAAGTTTACGGATGGTACAATAGAAGATGAAACTGAGTTGAAAGGGGTGCACTGGCCTTTTATGTCAAGCAGCAAGCAGTCAAAATCACACAGCAGTGTAAAttcaactccatcaggatctttGGATTTGGAAATTATAAGAAGCACGGAAGAATCAAAGAAGAAAAAAGCTATTGG AAATCGTGaaagaaaacagacaaaatgctatcTTTTAGAGTTTAAAGAGATGAAGGAAAGAGAAAACACAAGGCCTTTGCTCCAAAAGGTGCTGACACAG ATAAATGCTAGAAGATCAGCAGAGAAATATACTGCAGCACAAAAAGAACGAGGATTGAAGAAAGATTTTGTTTTCCAGCGAGGTCATTTAGCTTTGCATTCAAATAATCGAGAGTCTGTGAAAAATGAAGACAACAACTGTATAAAAGAAGAAAG TTCTCAAGAGGAAGATTATGGACTTGACTTTGAAGATAATAATGAAGATGAGGAGTCAAGGGTTGCAGAAGAAAATCAAGACAGAATGTGA